From the Candidatus Krumholzibacteriota bacterium genome, one window contains:
- a CDS encoding BamA/TamA family outer membrane protein, whose amino-acid sequence MCKYSVSIESGGEGSCSSSGKKLSVSARGLARDGLSANGLENKANELDGFTGQVIDTIIVYGNERTKRRAVIREMASKKGERIDPDLIKRDSSYLKGMGYFSSVDISVENIIENRCRVIVKVDERPNLFMKYPYPVLDYHFKEGIRYGVRWRIKNFRGLGEKISASFKKRRDKEHGGSASWFIPWVFGKRMRLRFDFFNYRRLDEPEYADFIKEKNGVRFSLGLPLTKDLVEQIWLTPTISMEARNSRLSIPEGTYYRQNILTLGMRLTYDSRNTWIVPTEGVYARVNLKHVLSVNGLDQEYSFFSFSTSNFTSFGKMGTLILAVRADNYEGSLPGFYEMKLGGNSDLRGYSEDMRGTAKILGTVQWRKNIYGPNVFEISRIGKFDLSINAIAFIDTGALSRGFEYFNTSIFHSTFGGGIEVLSPIQDIVRFEIASDRHGHSAFYLTSGTKF is encoded by the coding sequence GGTTGAGCGCCAACGGCCTGGAGAATAAAGCTAATGAATTGGACGGTTTTACCGGACAGGTAATAGACACAATAATTGTCTATGGGAATGAAAGGACAAAACGCAGAGCGGTAATCCGGGAAATGGCTTCAAAGAAGGGTGAGAGAATTGACCCTGATTTGATAAAGAGAGATTCCTCCTACCTCAAGGGTATGGGGTATTTCTCGAGCGTGGATATATCGGTCGAAAATATAATAGAAAATAGATGCCGTGTTATTGTAAAGGTGGATGAAAGACCCAATTTATTCATGAAATATCCTTATCCTGTCTTAGATTATCATTTCAAAGAGGGGATAAGATACGGGGTCAGATGGAGGATAAAGAATTTCCGCGGACTTGGCGAAAAAATATCCGCCTCTTTTAAGAAGAGAAGGGATAAAGAGCATGGCGGATCAGCTTCGTGGTTCATTCCGTGGGTATTTGGCAAAAGGATGAGGCTGCGTTTTGATTTTTTCAATTACAGAAGGCTTGACGAGCCCGAGTATGCTGATTTTATAAAGGAAAAAAACGGCGTCAGGTTCAGTCTCGGGTTGCCGCTGACGAAAGATCTTGTTGAACAAATTTGGTTGACACCTACAATATCCATGGAGGCTAGAAATTCAAGGTTGTCAATTCCCGAGGGGACATATTACAGACAGAATATTTTGACTTTAGGTATGCGATTGACATACGACAGCAGAAATACATGGATAGTTCCAACAGAGGGAGTTTACGCGCGGGTTAACTTGAAGCATGTTTTATCGGTAAATGGTCTGGATCAGGAATATTCATTCTTCAGTTTTTCCACCAGCAATTTCACTTCATTCGGTAAGATGGGAACATTGATCTTAGCAGTAAGAGCTGATAACTACGAGGGTTCACTGCCCGGGTTTTATGAGATGAAGCTGGGCGGAAATTCAGACCTCAGGGGGTACTCTGAAGATATGAGGGGTACGGCTAAAATTCTCGGCACGGTGCAGTGGCGAAAGAATATTTATGGTCCAAACGTATTTGAAATTTCCCGAATTGGAAAGTTCGATCTCAGTATAAATGCCATAGCGTTTATAGACACTGGGGCGCTCTCTCGTGGATTTGAGTATTTCAACACTTCTATTTTTCATTCTACCTTCGGCGGGGGAATAGAAGTTCTCTCGCCAATACAGGATATTGTAAGATTTGAAATTGCCTCCGACAGACATGGCCACAGCGCGTTTTATCTGACGTCAGGCACGAAATTCTAA